The Trichosurus vulpecula isolate mTriVul1 chromosome 4, mTriVul1.pri, whole genome shotgun sequence genome contains a region encoding:
- the TMEM100 gene encoding transmembrane protein 100 — protein sequence MPEEHFKEILGTPKGPEPVRMEKSNNNECVVTAIPLVSEVQLTAATGGAELSCYRCIIPFAVVVLIAGVVVTAVAYSFNSHGSIISILGLILLSSGLLLLASSALCWKVRQKSKKSKRRESQTVLVVNQRNLFA from the coding sequence ATGCCTGAAGAGCACTTTAAAGAGATTTTGGGAACACCAAAGGGTCCAGAGCCCGTAAGAATGGAGAAGAGCAACAACAACGAGTGTGTGGTCACTGCAATTCCCCTCGTCAGTGAGGTTCAGCTGACAGCTGCCACAGGGGGAGCCGAGCTCTCCTGTTACCGCTGCATCATCCCCTTTGCGGTGGTCGTTCTGATCGCGGGAGTGGTGGTTACAGCTGTAGCCTACAGTTTCAATTCTCATGGatccatcatctccattttgggACTTATCCTACTGTCGTCTGGACTTCTTTTGTTAGCTTCCAGCGCCTTATGCTGGAAGGTAAGGCAGAAGAGCAAGAaatcaaaaagaagagagagtcaGACAGTTCTGGTGGTAAATCAGAGGAACTTGTTTGCTTAA